In Cydia splendana chromosome 3, ilCydSple1.2, whole genome shotgun sequence, one DNA window encodes the following:
- the LOC134806382 gene encoding teneurin-m isoform X1 — translation MHELITPSVDTFSVVHGVSEGEEDRGNVHVSSVSVDNTGVLTDVELKSTTNIELGTTTDIPLNIKTTTLNNPPADNTETNNPTTETTTEANNPIEAITEVNHTVEASTETNKQYTSTDVVNVVTNEPDSLINIPPEIAPKTKIDHDNIAYEPEAMQSDALSSVLWRGLQRVKYLKLESQLEEVNEELHIKINEPEDIVNKLEKFHYDTERNEDQIVKTSTITAVPVTTARPTISETKTKITTISSSSEINKAPEKHVMISTEPSLSVTNFNNPIDSNSTDNIDAEGTTVNFAESKTPEIPNSKHVMINLTISADGADNSAYKPLYSLTVKVPTDGESNELPSVRITPVDVAPTESTFNNPRTIESTLKPVTSAPPKTIFEGGTCECTCPVCDGSGDGSYDDYYDKPTTDKSVFEETSKTTDIFSTLNYNTTEATTEGATSTYETTSEEASTLTDLTDSTTDLTTETATECPTTTEAPKCVCPKVTPPPILILEGARTFPAQSFPPDGTTFKQINLGEKLSEEIPPYSYWNMQFYQSEASYVKFDYMIPRGASIGVYARRNALPTHTQYHFLEVLSGFKARSTRASHPSVKKEVTHYMEQGHWFLSLYNDDGDPREISFIAAVAEDMTHNCPNGCSGKGECLMGHCQCQPGFGGDDCSESVCPVLCSQRGEYINGECQCNPGWKGKECSLRHDECEVPDCNGHGHCVNGKCSCVRGYKGKFCAEVDCPHPTCSGHGFCIEGACVCKKGWKGLDCATMDKDALQCLPDCSGHGTFDVDTQTCTCHARWSGEDCSKEVCDLDCGPHGRCVGESCVCDPGWTGEFCTSKLCDARCSDHGQCKNGTCLCVSGWNGRHCTLEGCPRGCAGHGQCRVANDGHWECKCFDGWDGPDCTTLKEQICDDGKDNDKDGLVDCEDPECCQSVACKGSQLCVSSPKPTDILLRKQPPAITASFFERMKFLIDEGSLQNYAKQETFNESMFWNHFNTSRSAVIRGRVVTSLGSGLVGVRVSTSTPLEGFTLTRDDGWFDLLVNGGGAVTLHFGRAPFKRSSQVVFVPWNEVVIIDSVVMTTADEKGGSGPPQACLAHDYDAMKPVVLATWKHGFQGACPDKSAILAESQVVQESLQIPGTGLNLVYHSSRAAGYLSTIQLQLTPEKVPPTLALIHLRITIEGILFEKTFEADPVIKFTYPWNRLNVYRQRVYGVTTALVKVGYQYTDCKDIIWNVQTTKLSGHDMSISDVGGWNLDIHHRYNFHEGILQKGDGTNTYLKHKPRLIITAMGDGRQRGLECAECWGAARRQRLLAPVALAADPAGALYVGDFNLVRKIKPDGEVVTLVKLNATRVSYRYHMALSPLDGTLYISDPESHQIIKVRNTEDYSDPEHNWETVVGSGERCLPGDEAHCGDGALARDAKLAYPKGVAVSIDNVLYFADGTNIRMVDRDGIITTVIGNHMHRAHWKPIPCEGTLSVEEVHLRWPTELAINPLDNSLHIIDDHMILQMAPDGRVKVIAGRPLHCPSPLTGYDMELATYATLVMPQSIAFGAAGDLYVAESDSQRINRVRLITTDGKISLYAGAESKCNCLERGCDCFEADHFLASNSKFNTISAVIVSPDGIVHIADQANYRIRSVMASIPDASGSREYEIYSPDTQEVYVFNRFGQHIMTKNILTGENNYVFTYNVNTSNGKLSTVTDAAGNKVFLLRDYASQVNSIENTKGQKCRLKMSRMKMLQELRTPDNFNVTFDYHGTTGLLKAKYDSTGRSYIYKYDEFGRLTSAVTPTGRIINLTFDLSLKGATVLVSENNKRPISILIKGSSVNTKVGEAEKKTIISTDGSISTSMPWGHVISTDTVPYTILSEIDPILGESYPVPAKQRTEVGGDLANRFEWRYFLRRLQSNKGKSSKAVAQIGRKLRVNGENLLTLEYDRDSSTVAVFMDDKVELLNVTYDRTARPVKWGPRNGIFAEVELEYDRFSRLTSWRWGDLNETYGFDRAGRLHEIKYGDGSSLAYSFRDMFTSLPLKVTTPRGSDYLLDYDDSGALQNLTTPRGHIHTFALMTSLGYFKYQYFSPMNRHPYEILYNDDGHILAKIFPHQSGKILYVYDQAGKLETILAGASAIRYVYHENTHLVKNVEITDPDYDLKQDYKYHAGILKDEKMKFNSKSGLNNAHFKYQYDGNARLSTIDVNINSKEMPQLRLKYNQNLGTLEGVSDLRIYRNTFNRSVMQDTSKQYFTITDYDDHGRIKTVLMNIKSFDVFRLELEYDARNRIKSKKMLIGDTSSSERISYNFDGHLMEVVGSEDDWKYVYDENGNVIGVIEHGEKRYLGYDIGDRVVQYGDIEFSSYDGRGFVIRRGEQKYRYNSRGQFVHAFERDKFQMWYYYDNRNRLVAWKDDKNNVTQFFYTNPQTPNLITHMHYPKTEKTVRFLYDQRNFLTCIETEDQRFYVATDHNGSPLVVFDVNGEIIKEIKRSPFGKIIKDTNPGFYVPVDFHGGIFDYNTNLVYLDNRLYDPIVGQWMTPSWEHLATKLSLPTDIFIYRFKNNDPINKNQNVPYMTNLGSWLELYGYDLSKMMGSRYITDMIFQPITSVTAPHLAPDFGVMSGLQCIIEKVNDKLSDIDFVPTPLLKMEPITRNLLPRVSYKRGVFGSGVLISRVDGRAYISVADGANSVVEDVITTVFNNSYFLDVHFSIHDQDVFYFVKDNSLKIRDDMEELRRLSGKFNVSQDETNDQGLEVRVHAVGKGSAQAVIVLRYGVEPAAERLKLLKHAHKRAAARAWEREKALVAAGWEGRGVWTEEEKEELISHGVVDGWAAKDVHSVSRYPQLADDPANIVFVRDGRRKRRKSGRSRHRS, via the exons ATGCATGAGCTAATCACGCCTTCTGTGGACACCTTTAGTGTAGTGCATGGTGTATCTGAAGGCGAAGAAGACCGGGGCAACGTTCATGTGTCTAGTGTAAGTGTAGATAACACTGGTGTGCTAACCGATGTAGAGCTTAAATCCACAACCAACATTGAACTTGGAACGACAACCGACATACCGCTTAATATTAAAACAACGACGCTTAATAACCCTCCTGCGGACAATACTGAAACTAATAACCCAACTACAGAAACGACTACTGAGGCTAATAATCCTATAGAAGCAATAACGGAAGTTAATCATACCGTGGAAGCTAGTACTGAAACTAACAAACAGTACACTAGTACTGATGTGGTGAACGTAGTAACTAACGAGCCTGATTCACTCATTAATATACCGCCAGAGATTGCGCCAAAAACAAAAATCGATCATGATAATATCGCTTATGAACCTGAAGCCATGCAAAGTGATGCACTTTCATCCGTTTTGTGGCGAGGATTGCAAAGagttaaatatttaaagttaGAATCACAATTAGAAGAAGTGAACGAGGAACTGCATATTAAAATCAATGAACCTGAAGATATTGTTAATAAACTTGAGAAATTCCATTATGATACTGAACGGAATGAAGACCAGATTGTTAAAACATCAACTATAACTGCAGTACCAGTAACAACTGCAAGGCCAACCATTTCAGAAAccaaaactaaaataactacCATATCTTCGTCAAGTGAAATTAATAAAGCACCTGAAAAGCATGTTATGATTTCCACGGAACCATCACTGAGTGTTACTAATTTTAACAACCCAATAGATAGTAATTCAACTGATAACATAGATGCCGAAGGAACTACTGTAAATTTTGCCGAATCCAAAACCCCGGAAATACCTAACTCAAAACATGTTATGATTAATCTTACAATATCGGCCGATGGCGCAGACAACTCTGCTTACAAACCGCTTTATTCGTTGACAGTGAAAGTACCTACAGATGGCGAAAGCAATGAGTTACCAAGTGTTCGCATAACTCCCGTAGATGTGGCACCAACCGAATCGACTTTCAACAACCCGAGAACAATAGAATCAACATTGAAACCAGTGACATCAGCACCACCTAAAACTATTTTTGAAGGAGGAACTTGTGaatgcacttgtccggtttgcGATGGGTCCGGAGACGGCTCATATGACGATTATTATGATAAACCGACTACGGATAAGTCAGTATTCGAAGAGACTTCAAAAACTACAGATATCTTCTCAACCTTAAATTATAATACGACCGAAGCGACTACAGAAGGTGCAACGTCAACCTATGAAACAACCAGCGAAGAGGCATCAACGCTGACTGACTTGACTGACTCCACAACTGACCTCACCACGGAAACAGCAACCGAATGCCCGACCACCACTGAAGCACCGAAATGTGTATGTCCAAAGGTTACTCCACCACCCATACTTATCTTGGAAG GTGCGCGAACATTCCCCGCACAGTCGTTCCCGCCAGACGGGACGACATTCAAACAAATTAACTTAGGTGAAAAATTATCAGAAGAAATCCCTCCATATAGTTACTGGAATATGCAGTTTTATCAGTCAGAAGCTTCTTACGTCAAGTTCGACTACATGATACCTCGGGGAGCTTCAATTGGCGTGTATGCGAGGCGAAATGCTTTGCCCACTCATACGCAATACCACTTCCTTGAAGTCCTTAGCGGTTTCAAGGCGAGATCCACGAGAGCTTCACAT ccaTCCGTAAAGAAAGAAGTAACGCATTACATGGAGCAAGGCCACTGGTTCCTATCGCTTTACAACGACGACGGCGATCCCAGGGAAATATCCTTCATCGCGGCGGTGGCTGAAGACATGACCCATAATTGCCCTAACGGCTGCTCAGGCAAGGGTGAGTGCCTTATGGGCCATTGCCAATGTCAGCCAGGATTTGGAGGAGACGACTGTAGCGAGA GTGTATGTCCAGTTCTATGCAGTCAACGCGGCGAATACATCAACGGTGAATGCCAGTGCAACCCCGGCTGGAAGGGCAAAGAGTGCTCCCTCCGACACGACGAGTGCGAAGTGCCCGACTGCAACGGCCACGGCCACTGCGTGAACGGGAAGTGTTCTTGTGTGAGGGGATACAAGGGGAAATTCTGCGCCGAAGTCGACTGCCCACACCCGACCTGCTCGGGCCATGGGTTCTGCATCGAAGGGGCCTGTGTCTGCAAGAAAGGGTGGAAAGGACTGGACTGTGCGACTATGGACAAGGACGCGCTTCAGTGTCTGCCGGACTGCTCTGGCCATGGGACCTTTGATGTTGACACGCAAACTTGTACGTGCCATGCTAGGTGGTCGGGCGAGGACTGCTCCAAAG AGGTGTGCGACCTCGACTGCGGCCCGCACGGCAGATGTGTGGGAGAGTCATGTGTCTGTGACCCCGGCTGGACCGGCGAATTCTGCACGTCTAAACTCTGCGATGCGCGCTGCAGCGACCACGGACAATGCAAGAATGGAACCTGCCTCTGCGTGTCTGGCTGGAACGGGAGACATTGCACGCTGGAGGGCTGTCCACGAGGCTGTGCCGGCCACGGCCAGTGCCGAGTGGCCAATGATGGCCACTGGGAGTGCAAATGTTTCGACGGCTGGGACGGTCCCGACTGCACAACGCTGAAAGAGCAGATTTGTGATGATGGAAAGGATAATGATAAAG ATGGCCTTGTGGACTGCGAAGACCCGGAATGCTGTCAATCCGTCGCCTGCAAGGGAAGCCAGCTCTGCGTGTCGTCTCCCAAGCCCACCGACATCCTGCTGCGGAAGCAGCCGCCCGCCATCACGGCTTCCTTCTTCGAGAGGATGAAGTTCCTCATCGACGAAGGTAGTCTGCAGAACTATGCCAAACAGGAGACCTTTAATGAGAG TATGTTTTGGAATCACTTCAATACGAG CCGTTCAGCGGTGATCCGAGGCCGTGTGGTCACCTCGTTGGGCTCCGGGCTGGTGGGCGTGAGGGTGTCCACGTCCACGCCGCTGGAGGGCTTCACGCTCACGCGGGACGACGGCTGGTTCGACCTGCTCGTGAACGGCGGTGGCGCGGTCACCCTACACTTTGGACGGGCGCCGTTCAAGCGCTCTTCGCAAGTTGTCTTCGTGCCTTGGAATGAG GTTGTGATAATCGACTCGGTGGTGATGACGACGGCGGACGAGAAGGGCGGGTCGGGCCCGCCGCAGGCGTGCCTGGCGCACGACTACGACGCCATGAAGCCCGTGGTGCTCGCCACGTGGAAGCACGGCTTCCAGGGCGCCTGTCCCGACAAGAGCGCCATACTCGCCGAGTCACAG GTCGTTCAAGAAAGTCTCCAAATCCCCGGCACAGGCTTAAACCTGGTATACCACAGCTCTCGGGCTGCTGGCTATTTATCCACCATCCAACTTCAGTTGACGCCCGAAAAAGTACCCCCAACTTTAGCCCTCATCCATCTGAGAATCACGATCGAGGGCATCCTGTTCGAAAAGACGTTCGAAGCCGATCCCGTCATCAAATTCACGTATCCGTGGAACCGGCTAAACGTGTATCGACAAAGAGTGTATGGAGTCACCACGGCGCTGGTGAAAGTTGGCTACCAATACACAGATTGCAAGGACATCATCTGGAACGTGCAAACGACGAAACTGAGCGGGCACGATATGAGCATATCTGACGTCGGCGGCTGGAATCTCGATATTCATCACAGATACAACTTCCATGAAG GTATCCTGCAGAAGGGCGACGGCACGAACACGTACCTGAAGCACAAGCCGCGGCTGATCATCACGGCCATGGGCGACGGGCGGCAGCGCGGGCTGGAGTGCGCGGAGTGCtggggcgcggcgcggcggcagcGCCTGCTGGCGCCCGTGGCGCTGGCGGCCGACCCTGCCGGCGCGCTGTACGTCGGCGACTTCAACCTCGTGCGCAAGATCAAGCCCGACGGCGAGGTCGTGACCCTCGTCAAACTCAA CGCCACTCGAGTTTCCTACCGGTACCACATGGCCCTGTCCCCGCTCGACGGCACGCTGTACATCTCCGACCCCGAATCCCATCAGATCATTAAAGTCCGCAACACCGAGGACTACAGCGACCCCGAGCACAACTGGGAGACGGTGGTCGGCTCCGGCGAGAGATGTCTGCCTGGAGACGAGGCCCACTGCGGCGACGGTGCTCTAGCCCGAGATGCCAAGCTGGCCTACCCGAAAGGAGTGGCGGTATCCATTGACAACGTCCTATACTTCGCCGACGGAACTAACATTCGCATGGTCGACAGAGATGGCATCATCACTACGGTCATCGGCAATCACATGCACAGAGCGCACTGGAAACCGATCCCTTGCGAAGGAACCTTAAGCGTAGAGGAAGTCCATCTGAGGTGGCCTACAGAACTCGCCATCAATCCTTTGGACAACAGCCTCCATATTATCGACGATCATATGATTCTACAGATGGCTCCGGATGGCAGGGTTAAAGTGATCGCTGGACGTCCCCTGCACTGCCCATCGCCGTTGACCGGCTACGATATGGAACTGGCGACTTATGCTACTTTGGTGATGCCGCAGAGCATTGCCTTTGGAGCTGCCGGTGACTTGTACGTAGCTGAAAGTGATTCTCAGAGAATAAATAGAGTGCGTCTGATAACTACTGATGGCAAAATCTCCCTTTATGCTGGCGCGGAATCTAAGTGCAACTGTTTGGAACGCGGCTGCGATTGCTTCGAGGCCGATCATTTCCTAGCTTCCAATTCCAAGTTCAATACGATCTCAGCCGTGATTGTGAGCCCGGACGGTATCGTGCACATAGCAGACCAGGCAAACTATAGAATTCGATCAGTCATGGCCAGTATACCTGACGCCAGTGGATCGAGAGAGTATGAGATATATTCACCCGATACGCAGGAAGTTTACGTTTTCAACAGATTCGGTCAGCACATCATGACAAAGAACATTCTGACCGGCGAAAATAACTATGTGTTCACTTACAACGTAAATACCAGCAACGGCAAGTTGAGCACAGTTACCGACGCGGCCGGTAACAAAGTCTTCCTCTTACGTGATTATGCCAGCCAAGTCAATTCGATAGAGAACACCAAGGGACAGAAATGCAGACTCAAAATGTCCAGAATGAAAATGTTACAAGAATTACGAACACCCGACAATTTCAATGTAACCTTCGACTATCACGGTACCACTGGATTACTTAAGGCTAAATACGATAGCACTGGACGTAGCTACATCTACAAGTATGATGAGTTCGGTAGACTAACTTCAGCCGTTACCCCGACCGGCAGAATCATCAACTTGACCTTCGACCTGAGCCTTAAAGGCGCCACAGTTCTGGTGAGCGAAAACAATAAGAGACCCATTTCTATTCTCATTAAGGGTTCTTCTGTTAACACTAAGGTCGGAGAAGCAGAAAAGAAGACGATCATTTCTACGGACGGTAGCATCTCCACCAGTATGCCGTGGGGACATGTCATTTCAACGGACACAGTTCCGTACACAATTCTCTCCGAAATAGATCCCATTTTGGGCGAAAGCTACCCCGTGCCCGCGAAGCAGAGAACTGAAGTTGGCGGTGATTTAGCAAACCGATTTGAATGGAGATACTTCTTGCGCAGATTGCAATCTAACAAGGGAAAGAGCAGCAAAGCCGTGGCTCAGATCGGTCGCAAGCTGAGAGTGAACGGTGAGAACCTTCTGACGCTCGAATACGATAGAGACTCCTCCACTGTAGCCGTGTTCATGGATGATAAGGTGGAGTTACTGAACGTCACGTACGATAGAACTGCGAGGCCCGTGAAGTGGGGACCGCGGAATGGTATCTTCGCCGAGGTTGAACTGGAGTATGACAGATTCAGCCGACTCACCAGTTGGAGATGGGGCGATCTAAATGAAACCTACGGTTTCGACCGAGCTGGCCGATTGCACGAGATCAAATACGGTGACGGGTCGTCCTTGGCCTATTCCTTCAGGGACATGTTTACAAGTCTTCCACTGAAGGTCACGACTCCTAGAGGCAGCGATTATCTGTTAGACTACGACGACTCTGGCGCGCTCCAGAACTTGACCACGCCAAGAGGACACATCCACACCTTCGCACTGATGACTTCGCTAGGCTATTTCAAGTACCAATATTTCTCGCCGATGAACAGACATCCTTATGAAATCCTATACAACGATGACGGACACATTTTGGCTAAGATCTTCCCGCACCAATCTGGTAAGATATTGTACGTGTACGACCAGGCGGGCAAGTTGGAGACGATATTGGCTGGCGCGTCCGCTATCCGCTACGTGTACCACGAAAATACTCACCTGGTGAAGAATGTCGAAATAACGGACCCCGATTACGATCTCAAACAGGACTATAAGTACCACGCCGGCATTCTCAAAGACGAGAAGATGAAATTCAACTCCAAGAGTGGCCTTAACAATGCCCACTTCAAATATCAATATGATGGCAACGCCAGGCTTTCAACGATTGACGTTAACATTAACAGCAAGGAAATGCCCCAGTTGAGACTGAAGTACAACCAAAATTTGGGTACCTTAGAAGGAGTAAGCGACTTGAGGATCTACAGGAACACATTCAATCGATCCGTCATGCAAGACACGAGCAAGCAATACTTCACCATCACCGACTACGACGACCACGGCAGAATAAAAACGGTGCTCATGAATATTAAATCATTCGATGTCTTCCGCCTCGAACTTGAATACGATGCCAGAAACAGAATCAAGTCTAAAAAGATGCTGATCGGCGATACGTCTTCCAGCGAACGAATCAGTTACAACTTCGACGGACATCTCATGGAAGTGGTCGGCTCCGAAGACGATTGGAAATACGTTTACGATGAGAACGGTAACGTCATTGGTGTGATCGAGCACGGAGAGAAACGGTACCTGGGCTACGATATCGGTGATAGGGTCGTCCAGTACGGCGACATTGAGTTCAGCAGCTACGACGGCCGAGGCTTCGTTATTAGGAGGGGAGAACAGAAATACCGCTACAATTCCCGAGGACAGTTCGTGCATGCCTTCGAAAGGGACAAATTCCAGATGTGGTACTACTACGATAACAGAAACCGTCTGGTCGCCTGGAAGGACGATAAGAATAACGTCACCCAATTCTTCTACACCAATCCTCAAACTCCTAATCTGATCACACACATGCACTATCCTAAAACCGAGAAGACCGTGAGGTTCCTGTACGACCAGCGAAACTTCCTTACTTGCATAGAAACGGAAGACCAGAGGTTCTATGTTGCCACAGACCACAACGGCTCGCCGCTCGTAGTGTTCGACGTCAACGGTGAAATCATAAAAGAAATCAAACGCAGCCCCTTCGGAAAGATAATCAAAGACACCAACCCCGGTTTCTACGTGCCCGTAGACTTCCACGGcggtatatttgattacaacACGAATCTGGTATATCTCGACAACAGGCTGtacgacccgatagtcgggcAATGGATGACGCCGAGCTGGGAGCACCTGGCGACCAAACTCAGTCTTCCAACGGATATTTTTATCTACAGATTTAAGAACAACGATCCGATAAATAAGAACCAGAACGTACCGTACATGACGAACCTGGGCAGCTGGCTGGAACTGTACGGCTACGACTTGAGCAAGATGATGGGATCGAGGTACATCACCGACATGATCTTCCAACCGATAACTTCCGTGACGGCGCCGCATTTGGCGCCCGATTTCGGTGTGATGTCTGGTCTTCAGTGCATCATTGAGAAG GTGAACGACAAACTGTCGGACATCGACTTCGTGCCGACGCCGCTCCTGAAGATGGAGCCGATCACGCGCAACCTGCTGCCGCGCGTGTCGTACAAGCGCGGCGTGTTCGGGTCCGGCGTGCTGATCTCGCGCGTGGACGGCCGCGCCTACATCAGCGTCGCCGACGGCGCCAATAGCGTCGTCGAGGACGTCATCACCACCGTCTTCAACAACTCTTACTTCCTCGACGTACACTTCAGCATACACGATCAGGACGTCTTCTACTTCGTCAAAGATAATTCGCTGAAGATCAGAGATGATATGGAGGAGCTGAGACGGTTGTCTGGGAAGTTCAACGTGTCGCAGGATGAAACGAATGATCAAGGCTTAGag GTTCGAGTGCACGCGGTGGGCAAAGGGTCGGCGCAAGCGGTGATCGTGCTGCGCTACGGCGTGGAGCCGGCGGCGGAGCGGCTGAAGCTGCTGAAGCACGCGCACaagcgggcggcggcgcgcgcctgGGAGCGCGAGAAGGCGCTGGTGGCGGCCGGCTGGGAGGGCCGCGGCGTCTGGACCGAGGAGGAGAAGGAGGAGCTCATCTCGCACGGCGTCGTCGACGGCTGGGCCGCCAAGGACGTGCACTCCGTCTCCAGGTACCCGCAGCTGGCCGACGACCCCGCCAACATCGTCTTCGTGCGCGACGGCCGGCGGAAACGGAGAAAGAGCGGCCGCTCGCGCCACCGCTCGTGA